A window of the Tachysurus fulvidraco isolate hzauxx_2018 chromosome 6, HZAU_PFXX_2.0, whole genome shotgun sequence genome harbors these coding sequences:
- the fhl2a gene encoding four and a half LIM domains protein 2a, whose translation MTERYDCHYCKESLFGKKYVLREENPYCVKCYESLYSNTCEECKKPIGCNSRDLSYKDRHWHEDCFHCFQCKRSLVDKPFSTKDEQLLCTECYSNEYSSKCHECKKTIMPGSRKMEHKGNSWHETCFTCKRCQQPIGTKSFIPKDNNNYCVPCYEKQFAMQCVHCKKPITTGGVTYHDQPWHKDCFLCTGCKQQLSGQRFTSRDDFAYCLNCFCNLYAKKCASCTSPISGLGGSKYISFEERQWHNDCFNCKKCSVSLVGRGFLTERDDILCPECGKDI comes from the exons ATGACAGAGCGCTATGACTGTCACTACTGTAAGGAGTCCCTGTTTGGGAAAAAGTATGTCCTACGGGAGGAGAACCCATACTGTGTAAAGTGCTATGAGAGCCTGTACTCCAACACCTGTGAGGAGTGCAAGAAGCCTATCGGTTGCAACAGCAGG GACCTGTCATATAAGGACCGCCACTGGCATGAGGACTGTTTCCACTGCTTCCAGTGTAAGCGCTCGCTGGTGGACAAACCGTTCTCCACCAAGGATGAGCAGCTGCTGTGTACCGAGTGCTACTCCAATGAGTACTCCTCCAAATGCCACGAGTGCAAGAAGACCATCATGCCTG GCTCCAGGAAGATGGAGCATAAGGGCAACAGCTGGCATGAGACTTGCTTCACCTGTAAGCGCTGCCAGCAGCCCATTGGAACCAAGAGCTTCATCCCCAAAGACAACAACAACTATTGCGTGCCGTGCTATGAGAAGCAGTTTGCTATGCAGTGTGTGCACTGTAAGAAG CCCATCACCACCGGAGGTGTGACCTACCACGACCAGCCGTGGCACAAGGACTGCTTCCTGTGCACCGGCTGTAAGCAGCAGCTTTCTGGCCAGCGTTTCACCTCTCGTGATGACTTTGCCTACTGTCTCAACTGCTTCTGCAACCTGTATGCCAAGAAGTGCGCCTCCTGCACTTCCCCTATCAGTG GGCTTGGAGGGAGCAAGTATATCTCTTTCGAGGAGCGCCAGTGGCACAACGACTGTTTCAACTGCAAGAAGTGCTCGGTGTCTCTGGTGGGCCGAGGCTTCCTGACTGAGAGAGATGACATCTTGTGCCCTGAGTGTGGCAAAGACATCTAA
- the c6h2orf49 gene encoding ashwin, with amino-acid sequence MRHFRVFPEVDMANCSNRGDERMRDSAGNVSGTDLLLHPELLSRDFLKLVLHEKKIKTDDTEDPDHLTKIYIQHVIPLPQRELPNNRWGKRVEKTNPRQRLTTAHSSSTDSGRKRPLIVFDGSSTNTGSIKLKKADDVLVTDPLKSPPSNINLSNPIRKLSGSSTNSSSSRASTGSVRSPTGNGSPNSSSAPNPVHSNCLSTKLKRGASSSGVPESPELKSPEAKKKIQHVTWP; translated from the exons atgcgtcACTTCCGTGTTTTTCCGGAAGTGGATATGGCTAACTGCAGCAATAGAGGAGACGAGAGAATGAGAGATTCTGCTGGAAATGTCTCAGGAACAGACCTGTTGCTTCACCCAGAACTTCTGTCTCGGGATTTTCTCAAACTCGTCTTACACGAG AAAAAGATAAAGACAGATGACACTGAAGACCCTGACCATCTCACTAAGATATATATTCAGCATGTCATCCCACTCCCACAGCGAGAACTCCCCAATAACAGGTGGGGGAAAAGAGTGGAGAAGACAAATCCACGCCAGAGACTGACCACTGCACACAG ctcgAGCACTGATAGTGGCAGGAAGCGGCCCTTGATCGTGTTTGATGGCAGTTCCACCAATACTGGCAGCATTAAACTAAAGAAAGCTGATGATGTGCTAGTTACAGATCCCTTAAAGTCCCCACCTTCCAACATCAATCTCAGTAATCCTATACGTAAACTTTCAGGGTCCTCCACAAACTCATCCTCCTCCCGGGCTTCAACGGGAAGTGTAAGGAGTCCTACAGGAAATGGCAGCCCGAATAGCTCTTCAGCTCCGAATCCAGTACATTCTAACTGCTTGAGCACAAAACTAAAGCGAGGAGCATCCAGTTCAGGAGTGCCTGAAAGCCCT gAGCTCAAGTCACCTGAGGCGAAAAAGAAGATTCAACATGTCACATGGCCATGA
- the gpr45 gene encoding high-affinity lysophosphatidic acid receptor, translated as MSVCNASSVEQCGLPGPTEPELQEVQTSLIPVVIRVALAAIMIFMITIGFLGNSIVCLIVYQKPAMRSAINLLLATLAFSDIMLSLLCMPFTVVTVASTDWSFGVGFCRASVTLYWFFVLEGVSILLIISVDRFFIIVQRKDKLTPHRAKVLIASSWALSFCVALPSLISWRTGIVIKRVPQCILGYSDSLAERGYMVLLAVAVFFVPFGVMLYSYMCILNTVRRNALRIHTHVAEDCAGLKLGLTGLQRPPQVNVDMSFKTRAFTTILILFIGFSMCWLPHTVVSLMAVFSRRFYFSPAFYPVSIGALWLSYLKAVFNPVIYCWRIRKFREACLDFMPKTCRLCPKVPGRSHRRIRPSNIYICSSETQSAV; from the coding sequence ATGTCTGTATGTAATGCCAGCTCTGTGGAACAATGTGGCCTGCCTGGACCAACAGAGCCTGAGCTGCAGGAGGTTCAGACTAGTTTAATTCCTGTTGTGATAAGGGTGGCTTTAGCTGCCATCATGATATTCATGATCACCATTGGTTTCTTGGGCAATTCAATAGTGTGTTTGATCGTCTATCAAAAACCGGCAATGCGATCAGCTATCAACCTGCTTCTAGCCACGCTAGCCTTTTCAGACATTATGCTCTCTCTGCTGTGTATGCCTTTCACTGTGGTAACTGTGGCCTCCACTGACTGGAGTTTCGGAGTAGGATTCTGCCGAGCGTCTGTCACGCTTTACTGGTTCTTTGTTCTGGAGGGTGTCTCCATCTTGCTCATCATCAGTGTGGATCGCTTTTTCATCATCGTGCAGAGGAAGGACAAGTTAACTCCACATCGTGCCAAAGTTCTGATCGCATCTTCATGGGCTCTCTCCTTTTGTGTGGCACTTCCATCACTTATAAGCTGGAGGACAGGTATCGTCATAAAACGGGTGCCACAGTGCATCCTGGGATATAGTGACTCACTGGCAGAACGGGGTTACATGGTTTTGTTAGCAGTAGCAGTTTTCTTTGTTCCGTTTGGTGTCATGCTGTATTCCTACATGTGCATTCTGAACACAGTGCGGCGAAATGCGTTGCGCATCCACACCCATGTTGCTGAAGACTGTGCAGGGCTTAAGCTGGGTCTTACAGGTCTGCAGCGCCCCCCACAGGTCAACGTGGACATGAGCTTCAAAACCAGGGCCTTCACCACCATCCTCATCCTATTCATTGGCTTCTCTATGTGTTGGTTGCCTCATACTGTAGTGAGCTTAATGGCTGTTTTCAGTCGCCGCTTCTACTTCAGTCCAGCATTTTATCCAGTCAGCATAGGGGCTCTGTGGCTCAGTTACCTAAAAGCTGTATTTAACCCTGTCATCTACTGCTGGAGGATCCGCAAATTTCGTGAAGCCTGTTTAGATTTCATGCCCAAGACTTGCAGGCTGTGCCCCAAAGTTCCTGGTCGAAGTCACAGGCGCATACGACCCAGCAATATTTATATCTGTAGCAGTGAGACCCAGTCTGCCGTTTAA